The following proteins are encoded in a genomic region of Arcobacter cloacae:
- the pstC gene encoding phosphate ABC transporter permease subunit PstC, translated as MSTFESRKKQRELNEKLIKFALISAATISILTTFGILFSILFEAIEFFQLRSFWYFLTGTTWSPGVIGSQFGALPIFAGTFVITVIALAVAIPIGLGSAIYMSEYASPTVRDYLKPILEVLAGIPTVVYGFFAAITVAPLVVKGAEFLGLQATYNSALASGVVMGIMIIPVISSLSDDVIRSVPDSQRKAAFGLGMTHGETIKNIVLPSAMPGIISASLLGLSKALGETMIVVMAAGLRPNLSWNPLEDMTTVTVTIVNSLVGDFEFNSPETLSAFALGLVLFIVTLVLNMISLSLIRKFKEKYKVNTL; from the coding sequence TTGAGCACTTTTGAATCAAGAAAAAAACAAAGAGAACTAAACGAAAAACTAATTAAATTTGCTTTAATTAGTGCCGCTACAATCTCTATTTTAACTACTTTTGGAATTTTATTTTCAATTCTTTTTGAAGCAATAGAATTTTTCCAATTAAGAAGTTTTTGGTATTTTCTAACAGGAACTACCTGGTCACCAGGAGTTATAGGGAGTCAATTTGGTGCTTTACCTATTTTTGCTGGAACATTTGTAATCACTGTAATTGCACTTGCTGTTGCAATTCCTATTGGACTTGGTAGTGCTATTTATATGAGTGAATATGCAAGTCCAACTGTTAGAGATTATTTAAAACCAATTTTAGAAGTATTAGCTGGAATTCCAACTGTTGTTTATGGATTCTTTGCAGCTATTACAGTTGCTCCTTTAGTTGTAAAAGGTGCAGAGTTTTTAGGTCTTCAAGCTACATATAACTCAGCATTAGCTTCTGGGGTTGTAATGGGAATTATGATTATTCCTGTTATTTCATCTCTTTCAGATGATGTTATCAGATCAGTTCCTGATTCTCAAAGAAAAGCAGCTTTTGGACTTGGAATGACACATGGAGAAACAATAAAAAATATTGTTTTACCTTCAGCTATGCCAGGGATTATTTCAGCATCATTACTTGGACTTTCAAAAGCTTTAGGTGAGACTATGATTGTTGTTATGGCAGCGGGACTTCGACCAAATCTTTCATGGAATCCACTTGAAGATATGACAACTGTTACAGTTACAATTGTAAATTCATTGGTTGGAGATTTTGAATTTAATTCACCTGAAACACTTTCAGCATTTGCTTTAGGATTGGTGTTATTTATAGTTACATTAGTACTTAATATGATTTCATTATCTCTTATTAGAAAATTTAAAGAAAAATACAAAGTGAATACATTATGA